A segment of the Canis lupus dingo isolate Sandy chromosome 15, ASM325472v2, whole genome shotgun sequence genome:
tttctttatcttactaaacatgattgattaaatcactgaGACCTACCCTGGGCTATTCATGGACATAGGAATATTTACCCTTTTGCTAAATAGTCCCATAATGCTGAGCTTTCtgagtgtttttatattttgccttttgtGTCAGGTTGCTGGCAAGGACCGTTTTTTTCTTAGTGTGTCTGTTTGTAGGGAACCATCTCTTCTTTATGAATGATTCATAACATATTAGATCAGGAAGTAGCctacatttgttaaaattattcaCAAATTGAGTCATAGGTTGCCAGGAAGAAACAAGAGATTTCCTTTCGTCAGTTAATAGTATATCTAAGCTTTAGTGCCTGGATGCTGTTCCATCTGTTTGGCTTTACAGAATggtaactttgtttttctctatgcTGACCTTCTCAGGAGAGGCAGTATTATAAAATAGCACATCAGGAGAATTGAAACAACTCTTCAATATTGGCTGTTGATTGTAAGAACTGCTTATTTTCATGGGCAGGTTTTATACTATTAACAGAGGAAACATGTGGTAAATGGgtgattatcttatttttattggatGGGCTTTATTCTATTTAATACTGGGGTAGGTTCAATTAATAGGACTTGAGTAAAAGTTTCGCAAAAACCTTATTCCCACTGTCCCCTTGAAGTGGCAGGAGGGGTCAGCTTGGACGGCAAGCACACCCGCTCGTCAAATCACTGTATCTCGTCCCCACCTTCCTGGAACAGTGGCTAAGATGCAAGGCCAGGGGGGGGTAATGATATTTGGTCACGGCCTGAAAAGTTCTCACGTACAGCCTTGCACTGTTGCATCTCGTGTGTGGAGGCTTGCGTGCTGCCAAGGAGTCTGCTGTGCAGGCTTCGGTGAAGGAGGAAATGTCCCCTCACTCCATTCGAAGCCCCggcatcttttttaaagattaaaatgaaaatactgccATTAGACCACAATCACGTGTTTCCAAGTTGGCTAGatttctcaacaacaacaacaaatctagAAAGAACAGGCTGCTTTTCCTCCCATTCCCCGTGTACAATTTGGTTTCTCTCCTAAGTAGCTGCACACATTGCTTGCTAAGGTAGATATACAGGGACAGGATTAACGCACTGCTGAGTttcataaaaagtagaaattaataacattaataCATCGGGATTTTGGTTTCAGACACGTGCCACGCTGCATATGGTTTCAGTGTTTCTAATTGTCGGGTCACCACTTACTCTTTCCCTATCTTGGCTTATCAGACCTCAAATGGGACGCTCAAAGGTATCCTAATACAGTGTCTTAATGATAATACAGACCAATCTGCTGATTTCAGCAGCAGTAAAATAAATCTAGATAAGTGCTATTTGGAATAattgtaatttctttatttttttatagccaTATTCTTTTACACAAGCGAAGAAATGGAACCTGCAAATTACACTAGGGTGACGGAATTTGTTCTCACTGGCTTATCCCAGACTCGAGAGGTACAACTAGTCCTATTTGTTATATTTCTGTCCTTCTATCTGTTCATCCTCCCAGGAAATGTTCTTATTATTTGCACCATCAGGCTGGACCCTCACCTGACCTCACCCATGTATTTCCTGCTGGCTAACCTGGCCTTCCTTGACATTTGGTACTCCTCCATCACGGCCCCTAAAATGCTCGTAGACTTCTTTGTGGAAAGAAAGAGGATTTCTTTCGGTGGGTGCATTGCACAGCTCTTCTTTTTGCACTTCGTTGGGGCCTCCGAGATGTTCCTGCTCACAGTAATGGCCTTTGACCGCTATGCTGCTATCTGCCGCCCTCTCCACTATGCTACTATCATGAATCGACGTCTCTGCTGTATCCTGGTGGCTCTCTCCTGGTTGGGGGGCTTCATTCATTCTATAATACAAGTGGTCCTCATCGTCCGACTTCCCTTCTGCGGGCCCAATGAGTTAGACAGTTACTTCTGTGATATCACGCAGGTCGTCCGCATTGCCTGTGCCAATACCTTCCCCGAGGAGTTAGTGATGATTTTTAGCAGTGGTCTGATCTCTGTAGTATGCTTCATTGCTCTCCTAATGTCCTATGCCTTCCTCCTGGCCATGTTGAGGAAACACTCAGGCTCAGGTGAGAGTACCAGTCGGGCCATGTCCACCTGCTATTCCCACATCACGATTGTGGTGTTCATGTTTGGACCATCTATCTACATTTATGCTCGACCATTTGACTCGTTTTCCCTCGATAAGGTTGTGTCTGTGTTCCATACTGTGATATTCCCTTTACTTAATCCCATTATCTACACCttgagaaataaagaagtaaagacGGCCATGAGGAAGTTGGTCAACAGATATATTTTATGTAGAGAAGTGAAAGATAAGTGACATACTCTACAACCTTTCTGAGGTCATTGTCCTAAAGTAGGAAGCATTTCCAGCAGTAATAATGCCTTCATTACTTCTctcatttgagtttttaaattctcACCACACTCTCCCCCTATTTggtgaaaacacaaagaaattaagatggaaataaatattgGTGACAGAGCCCCAGGTTTTGTCACATCTTAGGAGCAATTTTTATGAATTCACAGCAGAGTTTGGTTACTAAATGAGACCTCCTCTCATTCCAGAGGAAGTTTCCAGCCGAATAGCGGTTTTCATAGCCCGTCTCTAACTTATATCCTCCAGTGTGAAAGCAGACTTGGAGGAAAGGGATTCTAGGTTGATGGAATCAATAGACATCTAGttgtgtgattttaaaaagattattatctcctttgccatttttgtgtgttttctgtatttgctaATTCTGCTTATGTTAAAATTATGTTAGTAGGATGCTGCTTTTGTTAGTCGTATAATTCAGAGTTCTTTTCCATTACACCATTTTTTTTAGTACACATAAAGAAGAGCTGGATATATTGGCTGTCATGATCCTTTGGTGAATTATTTATTAGATATCCACTGACTATTCCCTGACATTAAGAACTCTATTACTGACTGTGATTCAGAATATAAAAGTTAGAGTAGAATATTTGAgttcataaatttatttacttaaattagCTTTTCAATTTCAAAACTAGGATTCTATCCATTAAAGAGCTAGAGCATTTCGTATGCTCAGAGCTTTAGTCTTATGTTTTCTTTGATAACATATTGTAATTAGACTTTGAGGGGAATAGATTTCTATCAGCATCAGAAATTAATACGCATAAATGAATTAGGAAAACAATGATGAAAACTTCAGGTAAACAGGATGGCCTGATGgtgaaaaaattttattcttttctttggtaatttttctctctggtgaccctctttcatcttcaaagctACAATGACTTCTCTTCTAAGAACTCAAATATTCTGATTGAAATTATGATTCCTAAATTTTGAgttgacttttttcattttcatttggaaatgaaCAAAATGGTAGACTTCTCTAATATTTTATAAGAGAGCATGAAAATAATCATCTAACATACAAAAggcttatatatacacataataaaaatgagttatgTTTCTAGATTTTAAGTTTCCTTATTGTTCTGTCTCTGCATCTTAGCCAGGCAGACTTCTACTCGTTTTGTCACTTATCCTTCATTTAGCTAGGATTAATGTTTTTTTAGGGAAAAGACTACTGCCTCAGGATGCTCTCCAAGGCATTATACTGTGactatatatttgttgaaaacattGATGCTAGGAATAAGAACATGGCAGTGTAATGAAGATGTTAACAGTATCTCAATATTAACAAGATGGACTATGCTGTtacatttggttaaaaaaaaatcttcattatccaaacaaaaataaagttcttctgtttttaaattactaaaacaatatatgttcatttaaaaataaaaatatatgaatacataagTACAAAGACATTACTGGCAATATATTTTTCCCCAGGGATTGGAgttgttcgtttttttttttttttttaagattttatttgttcatgagaataacagacagagagagaggcagaggcccaggcagagggagaaacagctccctgcagggagcccgatgtgggactcgaccccgggtctctaggatcacaccatggcccaaaggcaggtgctcagccaccgaggcacccaggcaccccaggattaGAGTTTTTGGGTAACAAAGTTGGTAAAGTCCCATCCATCCAGCTCCATTGGAAGCAGGCCAGTTTGGCTGTCTGCATCGCTGTAAAATATAATGAACGAACGATGGAGCACCTGAGGTGCAACAACAGTTCAGACAGGGAGGCCGGCAAggtggcagaggagtagggtccccggGCACCCGCCccccaacttacctagataactgtCAAATCATCCTGAAACCTATGAAGTCGACCTGAGATCTCCAGGGAGAGCAGCGGGAGTGCCAAGGGACAAGGGTTTGCGCTTCCAgcaggtaggaaggtggaaaaatgaAACAGACCCACACGGGGAGGGGCCCAGGGGTCGGGCTGGGGGCGGGCACAGGAGAAGGCCCAGAGGGGCGGGGACTGTAGAAATCCACCCGGACCCTCCCAGAGGGAAGGCCCTCCCGGGACCGCAGGactgggggggggtgggcagcagggccTCCAGGGTCGCGGGGTCACGGGCCCAGAGGGGCCCGGGGAGAGCGCACCCACCGGGGAGCTCGGGAAAGGGCTGCAGCGCCCGGGGGTCTCGGGGAGCCAGGGGATCCGTGGGGACTGcgccctgctccttggggagccgCACCCGGGGGACCCCAGAGGGATGGGAGAGGACAGGACGGTGGAGATTCTCCTGCCCCGGGGGACCCCGAGCTGTGTAGCTCAGCGCCCTGCCCcgggagcacctaggccagtgcggactgggagctgtgggTGATACTGGGGGagtgactccagggctggagagctggccgccgccggtggtgttgtccctcctggtgtcgccttgtgcctgggacagagcgtggctgccagggagcaggggcctcatggggtaaagagctcccactgagccgtgcacgtggcaggaggtggggcatctccccaggtgcacacacctcaGAATCAGCACAGTAGCCCCTCCCGGAgcagaccagctggaaggacaggggaagagcaagtcctTGACCCAAAAACGCTGAGAAACGCCAGGgaaagtcgagggatttacagtataaagaaccagagggtacccctcctttttttttttttccccttcccttttccagtacaactcgtttttatatcaggcTGTAAATTTccgatttttttcccttttttccctcttagttacaatattttaccacctcttcatttttaagactcttcctttttgactttcatatttctacaattataggtcctagatatattttccccttccagattcccttcaacatactcaacttaatttggggagatatacaagatatttttttgttttgttttgtgtgtttcgttttctctgcctcatgttgttctacaatggcaaaagttaataccttctaaatcATGACCAGTATGCAcgcagaaccaagtggaacaccgtgctggttcattctgtgagattcctcatggCCATTCTGCTCCTCTCTTTTATCTCacttatgttttggtggtcaatggcTGGGCCccctacaagtatttctggtttgtATAAATTTGGGAcagagcatcttctaacatacagaagttaatatactcagaaacaagaggatcaccctctagaacccctcaggtagactacattctccctccattacaacttcttcaccaccttCTCCCAGTCCCcgtttttttctacttcttcttttttttcttttttctttttctttccgtTCTagtttttctcatcttctttaggattcctggccttttatttcttacgactttgctttaaaatttgtttttcactttagtggtccttttgttttattttgttctgatctttgtttccaatttctggtctctgacttcatcagaatcatctaaggTAAAATATACTAGGTCgcggttgatattcttgactcagcctgctcatacagccactctgcactgagcaaaatgactagaaagaagaactcactacaaaagaaagaatcagaaacagtcctctctgacacagagttacagaattgagattacaattcaatgcagaaagccaattcagaagcacaatcataaagctactggtggctctggaaaaaagcataaaggatttgAGAGACTTCAAACTGCAGCATTTAGACCTAAtcagactgaaattaaaattcaattaaatgagatgcaatccaaacttgAGGTCCTAATgacagggttaatgaggtagaagaacaagtgagtgacatataAGACAAGtagat
Coding sequences within it:
- the LOC112642223 gene encoding olfactory receptor 4M1, with the translated sequence MEPANYTRVTEFVLTGLSQTREVQLVLFVIFLSFYLFILPGNVLIICTIRLDPHLTSPMYFLLANLAFLDIWYSSITAPKMLVDFFVERKRISFGGCIAQLFFLHFVGASEMFLLTVMAFDRYAAICRPLHYATIMNRRLCCILVALSWLGGFIHSIIQVVLIVRLPFCGPNELDSYFCDITQVVRIACANTFPEELVMIFSSGLISVVCFIALLMSYAFLLAMLRKHSGSGESTSRAMSTCYSHITIVVFMFGPSIYIYARPFDSFSLDKVVSVFHTVIFPLLNPIIYTLRNKEVKTAMRKLVNRYILCREVKDK